A region from the Wolbachia endosymbiont (group A) of Rhinocyllus conicus genome encodes:
- a CDS encoding DNA-directed RNA polymerase subunit beta/beta' encodes MVDSSYMYASGAFVPRVSYSRSIDLKGSLLDLVKVQKESYDSFAPKNKGNERLEVIFHTIFPINDPLRRATIEFISCRVDDPKYDESECIKRGVTFSAQVIASIRLVVMQDGISLDEYKSIKESGDHSKLATVVKSIEEQEVHFCGLPMMTDKGTFIINGVEKVIVSQMHRSPGVFFDSDKGKTYNSGKLIYSARIIPYRGSWLDIEFDVKDHLYFRVDRKRKLPISVLLKALGLSNNDILDRFYEKIKYVKHKDGWKVPFVPDKFKGVRLPFDLMDIEGNVLLKANVRITSRLAKKLYDNELKEYLVPFNSICGLFLAEDLMDSASSTKILSAGESIKLEDIKKLELLSVDEISVLNIDNVSVGPYILNTLFLDENMSYQDALYEIYRVLRPGEVPVLEIVEEFFRNLFFSPEYYDLSNIGRLKLNSYLGLNYDEDLTVLTYEDIIEIVKKIVLLRDGQGSVDDIDHLGNRRVRSVGEFIENQFRTGLLKLERAIVDSMSTSSLDKVSPSDFINPKVLTNVLRDFFNSSQLSQFMDQTNPLSEITHKRRLSALGPGGLTRERAGFEVRDVHPTHYGRICPIETPEGQNIGLINSLAIYARINKYGFIESPYRKVVNRVVTDQIEYLSAIDEGLYYIADTSAKLDENNCFVDDMLYCRYASSFIMVSSDQVSYIDVSPKQVISVAASLIPFLENDDANRALMGSNMQRQAVPLLKPTAPLVATGMESFVASGSGAVVLAKRDGIVDSSDSNSIVIRAFDKERVNYLDVDIYHLRKFQRSNHNTCINQRPLVCVGDYVKKGDVIADGPAINSGELALGKNLLVAFMSWQGYNFEDSIIISSEVVKKDLFTSIHIEEFDCVVHDTPLGSEKITRAIPGVNEENLYHLDDSGIVKIGTRVGPGYILVGKVTPKPSLSLPPETKLLMTIFGEKSFDCADSSLYTSPDVEGTVIDVQVFTRRGVEENERALLIKQKEVNDFEEERDYIINVTSEYFYDELKKLLINSGSQDREKFDSIEREQWWGIGLKNQSISEQVKSLKKDFDEKVSHAIAQFKRKVEKLHEGYDLPQGVSMSVKVFIAVKHSLQPGDKMAGRHGNKGVISRVVPVEDMPYLEDGTPVDIILNPLGVPSRMNVGQILETHVGWACRKLGERVSNILDEINKIKSAFCKGIRSLNDDNFTQFAVAYLDNKKIENIDDDEIMASVLNTPNKNALNDELNALVENYLNSCKSSYSNLRNFLIEVYSYGSNVSICNDIRNISDNNLIEFARKLRDGVPVAAPVFEGPKDEQIAKLFELAGLDNSGQAVLYDGCSGEKFDRKVTVGYMYMLKLHHLVDGKIHARSVGPYSLVTQQPLGGKSHFGGQRFGEMECWALQAYGAAYTLQEMLTVKSDDINGRVKIYESIIKGDSNFECGIPESFNVMIKELRSLCLNVDLKQNDVVIEDISHTNIAQPFNEVSISIASPESIKRISCGEIEDVSTANYRTFKVEKGGLFCPKVFGPVNDDECLCGKYKKRRHRGRICEKCGVEVTSSKVRRERMGHIELASPVAHIWFLKSLPSRIGALLDMSLRDIENILYSDNYIVIDPLVSPFEKGEIISEKAYNEAKDSYGIDSFVAMQGVEAIRELLTRLDLHEIRKDLRLELESVASEIRRKKIIKRLRIIENFIKSGNRPEWMILTTIPILPPDLRPLVSLESGRPAVSDLNHHYRTIINRNNRLRKLLSLNPPEIMIRNEKRMLQEAVDSLFDNSRRNTLVNKAGAVGYKKSISDMLKGKQGRFRQNLLGKRVDYSGRSVIVVGPTLKLNQCGLPKRMALELFKPFVYSKLKMYGMAPTIKFASKLIRAEKPEVWDMLEEVIKEHPVLLNRAPTLHRLGIQAFEPILIEGKAIQLHPLVCTAFNADFDGDQMAVHVPISLEAQLEARVLMMSTNNVLSPSNGRPIIVPSKDIVLGIYYLTLQEPKEDNLPSFGAFCEVEHSLSDGTLHIHSSIKYRMEYINSSGETHYKTVCTTPGRLILWQIFPKHENLGFDLINQILTVKEITGIVDLVYRNCGQSATVAFSDKLMVLGFEYATFSGVSFGRCDLVIPETKATHVDHARGEIKKFSMQYQDGLITRSERYNKVIDEWSKCTDMIANDMLKAISIYDGNSKYNSVYMMVNSGARGSTSQMKQLAGMRGLMTKPSGEIIETPIISNFREGLNVFEYFNSTHGARKGLADTALKTANSGYLTRRLVDVSQNCIVTKHDCKTKNGLVVRATVEGSTIVASLESVVLGRTSANGIYNPVTKELLVKAGELIDEDKVKQISIAGLDAVKIRSPLTCEISPGVCSLCYGRDLATGKIVSIGEAVGVIAAQSVGEPGTQLTMRTFHIGGVMTRGVESSNIIASISAKIKLNNSNIIIDRNGNKIVISRSCEVVLVDSLGSEKLKHSVPYGAKLYVDESGSVKIGDKVAEWDPYTLPIITEKTGTVSYQDLKDGISITEVMDESTGISSKVVKDWKLHSGGASLRPRIVLLDDNGEVMTLASGVEACYFIPIGAVLNVQNGQKVHAGDVITRTPRESVKTRDITGGLPRVIELFEARRPKEHAIVSEIDGYVAFSEKDRRGKRSILIKPVDEQISPVEYLVSRSKHVIVNEGDFVRKGDLLMDGDPDLHDILRVLGLEALAHYMISEIQQVYRLQGVRIDNKHLEVISKQMLQKVEITDPGDTMYLVGESIDKLEVDRENDAMSNSGKRPAHYLPILQGITRASLETSSFISAASFQETTKVLTEAAFCGKSDPLSGLKENVIVGRLIPAGTGLIMNKIRALSLCDNIDKYEKYFDIETYDEKWFMDNNCHLHSGEEESVVAYDQSN; translated from the coding sequence ATGGTTGATTCTTCTTATATGTACGCTTCTGGTGCTTTTGTCCCTAGAGTTTCTTATTCTAGGTCGATTGATTTAAAAGGTTCTTTATTGGATTTGGTTAAGGTTCAAAAAGAATCGTATGATTCATTTGCTCCTAAGAATAAGGGTAATGAAAGACTTGAAGTTATCTTTCATACAATCTTTCCAATAAATGATCCTTTGCGTAGGGCTACTATTGAGTTTATAAGTTGTAGGGTAGATGATCCTAAGTATGATGAATCTGAGTGTATAAAGCGTGGTGTAACTTTTTCTGCTCAGGTTATTGCTTCTATACGTCTTGTTGTTATGCAGGATGGTATTTCTCTTGATGAATATAAATCGATTAAAGAGAGTGGAGATCATTCTAAACTTGCAACCGTTGTAAAATCTATAGAAGAGCAGGAAGTCCACTTTTGTGGGTTGCCTATGATGACTGATAAGGGCACTTTCATCATTAATGGTGTAGAAAAAGTTATTGTCTCACAAATGCATAGGTCTCCTGGTGTATTTTTTGATAGCGATAAGGGAAAAACTTACAATTCTGGTAAATTGATCTATTCTGCTAGAATTATTCCTTATAGGGGTTCTTGGCTTGATATTGAATTTGATGTTAAAGACCATTTGTATTTTCGTGTTGATAGAAAAAGAAAATTGCCAATCTCAGTTTTGTTAAAGGCGTTAGGTCTATCAAATAATGATATACTCGATAGATTTTATGAGAAAATAAAGTATGTAAAACATAAAGATGGTTGGAAAGTGCCTTTTGTTCCTGATAAATTTAAAGGAGTGAGGTTGCCTTTCGACTTAATGGATATTGAAGGTAATGTGCTGCTTAAAGCTAACGTTCGTATCACCTCAAGACTAGCTAAAAAGCTATATGATAATGAATTGAAAGAGTATCTGGTTCCTTTTAATTCTATATGTGGTTTATTCCTCGCAGAAGATTTAATGGATAGTGCTAGCTCTACGAAAATTTTATCTGCTGGTGAATCTATAAAGCTGGAAGACATAAAGAAGCTTGAGTTATTGTCTGTGGATGAAATATCAGTATTGAACATAGATAATGTATCTGTTGGACCTTATATATTAAATACGCTTTTCTTAGACGAAAACATGTCTTATCAGGATGCGCTATATGAAATATATAGAGTTTTGCGTCCTGGTGAAGTTCCTGTTTTAGAGATAGTAGAGGAGTTTTTCCGTAATCTTTTCTTCAGTCCGGAATATTATGATTTGTCTAACATTGGTAGGTTGAAGCTTAACTCTTACCTTGGGTTAAATTATGATGAGGATTTAACTGTTTTAACGTATGAAGATATTATTGAAATTGTAAAAAAAATAGTATTGTTACGTGACGGTCAAGGATCTGTAGATGATATTGATCATTTAGGAAACAGAAGAGTAAGATCAGTTGGAGAGTTTATAGAAAATCAATTTAGAACTGGGTTGTTGAAATTGGAACGCGCAATAGTTGATTCTATGTCCACTTCTAGTTTAGATAAAGTTTCTCCATCTGATTTTATTAATCCAAAAGTGTTAACTAATGTCTTAAGAGATTTCTTCAATTCTTCTCAATTATCTCAATTTATGGATCAGACTAATCCGTTATCTGAAATAACACATAAAAGAAGGTTGTCCGCGTTAGGTCCTGGCGGTTTAACAAGAGAACGGGCAGGATTTGAAGTGCGTGATGTTCATCCAACTCATTATGGAAGAATTTGCCCTATTGAGACTCCTGAAGGGCAAAATATAGGGTTAATCAACAGTTTAGCTATATACGCGCGTATTAATAAATATGGTTTCATTGAAAGTCCTTATAGAAAAGTAGTTAATAGGGTTGTTACTGATCAAATTGAGTATCTGTCTGCCATAGATGAAGGTTTATATTATATAGCTGATACCAGCGCAAAGCTCGATGAAAATAATTGCTTTGTTGATGATATGCTATACTGTAGATATGCTAGTAGTTTCATTATGGTAAGTAGTGATCAGGTGAGTTACATTGACGTATCTCCTAAGCAGGTAATATCAGTTGCGGCTTCCTTGATTCCATTTTTAGAAAATGATGATGCTAATAGAGCATTAATGGGCTCAAATATGCAACGTCAGGCCGTACCTTTATTGAAGCCTACCGCTCCTCTGGTTGCTACTGGTATGGAGTCTTTTGTAGCTTCTGGCTCTGGTGCTGTAGTTTTAGCAAAACGCGATGGCATAGTTGATAGTTCTGATAGTAACTCTATAGTTATACGTGCTTTTGATAAAGAAAGGGTTAACTACTTGGACGTAGATATTTATCATCTAAGGAAATTTCAGCGTTCTAACCATAATACTTGTATTAATCAAAGACCGCTAGTGTGCGTAGGTGATTATGTTAAAAAGGGTGATGTAATAGCTGATGGTCCTGCAATTAACAGTGGTGAGTTGGCGCTTGGTAAAAATTTGCTAGTCGCTTTTATGTCTTGGCAAGGTTATAATTTTGAAGACTCTATTATTATTTCTAGTGAAGTTGTTAAAAAAGATCTCTTTACTTCTATTCATATAGAAGAATTTGACTGTGTTGTACATGATACCCCTTTAGGATCAGAAAAAATAACTCGTGCTATACCTGGTGTTAATGAAGAAAATCTATATCACTTAGATGATAGTGGTATAGTGAAAATTGGTACAAGAGTTGGTCCAGGCTATATTCTGGTAGGTAAAGTTACACCTAAACCTTCTCTTTCATTGCCTCCTGAAACGAAGTTATTAATGACAATTTTTGGTGAAAAGTCATTCGATTGTGCGGATTCCTCTTTATATACATCTCCAGATGTTGAAGGGACAGTAATTGATGTACAAGTCTTTACACGCAGAGGGGTTGAAGAAAATGAAAGGGCATTACTCATCAAACAAAAAGAGGTAAATGACTTTGAGGAAGAGCGAGATTATATAATCAATGTTACTAGTGAATATTTCTATGATGAACTGAAGAAACTTCTTATTAATTCTGGTTCTCAAGATCGAGAAAAATTTGACTCTATTGAACGTGAGCAATGGTGGGGTATAGGATTAAAAAACCAATCCATTTCTGAGCAAGTTAAGAGCTTAAAAAAAGATTTTGATGAAAAAGTATCACATGCAATAGCGCAGTTTAAGCGAAAAGTAGAAAAATTACATGAAGGTTATGACCTGCCTCAAGGTGTGTCGATGTCAGTAAAAGTTTTCATTGCTGTGAAACATAGTCTGCAACCAGGGGATAAAATGGCTGGTAGACATGGGAATAAAGGTGTGATCTCTCGAGTTGTGCCAGTGGAAGATATGCCTTATTTGGAAGATGGTACTCCTGTTGATATTATTCTTAACCCTCTTGGTGTTCCTTCACGAATGAATGTAGGGCAAATACTGGAAACGCATGTAGGTTGGGCTTGTAGAAAATTAGGGGAAAGGGTAAGTAATATTCTCGATGAGATCAATAAAATCAAAAGTGCTTTTTGCAAGGGAATTAGGTCCCTTAACGATGATAATTTTACACAATTTGCAGTAGCATACCTTGACAATAAAAAAATTGAAAATATTGATGATGATGAAATAATGGCTTCTGTTTTAAATACACCTAATAAAAATGCACTAAATGACGAGTTGAATGCGTTAGTAGAGAACTATTTGAACTCTTGTAAAAGTTCATACAGCAATTTACGTAATTTCCTGATTGAGGTTTATAGCTATGGTAGTAACGTATCTATCTGTAATGATATTCGTAATATTAGTGATAATAATCTCATTGAATTTGCACGTAAATTACGTGATGGCGTTCCTGTTGCTGCACCTGTATTTGAGGGTCCAAAAGATGAACAAATAGCAAAATTATTTGAACTTGCTGGTTTGGATAACTCTGGACAAGCTGTATTATATGACGGTTGCAGTGGTGAAAAATTCGACCGCAAGGTTACAGTTGGTTACATGTACATGCTTAAGTTGCACCACTTGGTTGATGGTAAAATTCATGCGCGTTCAGTAGGGCCTTATAGTTTGGTTACTCAACAACCTCTAGGAGGAAAATCTCATTTTGGTGGTCAGCGTTTTGGTGAAATGGAATGTTGGGCATTACAAGCCTATGGTGCTGCTTATACTTTGCAGGAAATGTTAACTGTGAAGTCTGATGATATTAATGGTAGAGTTAAGATTTACGAATCGATAATAAAAGGTGACAGTAATTTTGAATGTGGAATTCCTGAATCCTTTAATGTGATGATAAAAGAACTACGTTCTTTATGTTTAAATGTAGATTTAAAGCAAAATGATGTAGTGATTGAAGATATATCTCACACTAACATTGCACAACCTTTTAATGAGGTTAGCATATCGATTGCTAGCCCTGAAAGTATTAAGCGTATATCTTGTGGTGAGATAGAAGATGTTTCAACTGCAAATTATCGTACGTTCAAAGTTGAGAAAGGTGGATTATTTTGCCCTAAGGTTTTTGGCCCTGTCAATGACGATGAATGTTTATGTGGAAAATACAAAAAAAGAAGACACAGAGGTCGCATATGTGAAAAATGCGGAGTAGAAGTTACATCTTCTAAAGTAAGAAGAGAAAGGATGGGTCATATAGAGCTTGCATCTCCTGTTGCTCATATATGGTTTTTGAAATCGCTTCCTTCAAGAATTGGAGCATTATTGGATATGTCTCTCAGAGATATTGAGAATATTTTATATAGCGATAATTATATCGTGATAGATCCTCTTGTTTCGCCTTTTGAAAAAGGTGAGATTATTAGTGAAAAAGCTTATAATGAAGCTAAAGATAGCTATGGGATCGATAGTTTTGTAGCTATGCAAGGTGTTGAAGCTATAAGAGAGTTGCTAACGCGCCTTGATTTACATGAAATTAGGAAGGATTTAAGACTAGAATTAGAGTCTGTTGCTTCTGAGATAAGAAGAAAGAAAATTATAAAGAGATTGCGTATTATTGAAAACTTCATTAAATCTGGAAATAGGCCTGAGTGGATGATACTTACAACTATACCTATTTTACCACCTGATTTGCGTCCTTTGGTATCGCTTGAAAGTGGTCGTCCTGCAGTTTCTGATCTGAATCATCATTATAGGACTATTATTAATAGAAATAACAGGTTGAGGAAATTGTTGAGCTTAAATCCTCCTGAGATTATGATTCGTAATGAAAAAAGGATGTTACAAGAAGCAGTTGATTCTCTTTTTGATAATAGTCGTCGTAATACTTTGGTAAACAAAGCTGGTGCTGTTGGATATAAAAAGTCCATTAGTGATATGTTAAAAGGAAAACAGGGTCGTTTTCGCCAGAACCTCTTAGGAAAAAGGGTAGACTACTCTGGACGTTCTGTAATAGTTGTTGGTCCAACTTTGAAACTAAATCAGTGTGGATTACCAAAAAGAATGGCTCTTGAACTATTCAAACCTTTTGTTTACTCAAAGCTTAAGATGTATGGTATGGCTCCAACTATTAAGTTTGCTAGTAAGTTGATAAGAGCAGAAAAACCAGAAGTTTGGGATATGCTTGAAGAGGTAATAAAAGAGCATCCTGTTTTGTTGAATAGAGCGCCTACGCTACATAGACTTGGTATTCAGGCTTTTGAGCCAATCCTTATTGAAGGCAAAGCAATACAGCTTCATCCGCTTGTCTGTACGGCGTTTAATGCTGATTTTGATGGTGACCAAATGGCAGTGCATGTGCCAATTTCATTGGAAGCTCAGCTTGAAGCTAGGGTGTTGATGATGTCCACTAATAACGTTTTAAGTCCTTCTAATGGCAGACCGATTATAGTTCCTAGTAAAGATATAGTACTTGGTATATATTATCTGACTTTACAAGAACCTAAGGAAGATAATTTACCATCTTTTGGTGCTTTTTGTGAAGTTGAGCATTCTTTGAGTGATGGTACTTTACATATTCATTCTAGTATAAAGTATAGGATGGAGTATATTAATAGCAGCGGTGAAACTCACTATAAAACTGTTTGTACAACTCCTGGCCGTTTAATATTATGGCAAATTTTTCCTAAGCATGAGAATCTAGGCTTCGATCTAATAAATCAGATATTAACAGTCAAGGAAATAACTGGTATAGTTGATTTAGTATATCGTAACTGTGGTCAAAGTGCTACAGTGGCATTTTCTGATAAATTAATGGTACTTGGCTTTGAGTATGCCACATTTTCTGGTGTTTCTTTTGGTCGTTGTGATCTGGTTATACCTGAAACTAAAGCTACACATGTTGATCACGCGAGGGGTGAAATTAAGAAATTCTCTATGCAATATCAAGATGGGCTAATAACTAGAAGTGAGAGGTATAACAAGGTTATAGATGAATGGTCTAAGTGTACGGATATGATAGCTAATGATATGTTAAAAGCAATATCTATATATGATGGAAATAGTAAGTACAACTCAGTGTATATGATGGTTAACTCTGGTGCAAGGGGTTCTACTTCACAGATGAAACAGCTAGCAGGAATGCGAGGGCTCATGACCAAACCTTCTGGTGAGATTATAGAAACACCTATAATTTCTAATTTCCGTGAAGGATTGAACGTATTTGAATACTTTAATTCTACTCACGGTGCGCGTAAAGGTTTAGCTGACACTGCGCTTAAAACTGCAAACTCTGGATACTTAACTCGTCGTTTAGTTGATGTGTCTCAAAATTGCATAGTTACAAAGCATGACTGTAAAACAAAAAATGGTCTTGTTGTGAGAGCTACAGTTGAAGGAAGTACTATAGTTGCATCTCTAGAGAGTGTTGTGCTGGGTAGAACATCTGCAAATGGTATATATAACCCAGTGACAAAAGAATTATTAGTAAAAGCAGGGGAATTAATTGATGAGGATAAAGTAAAGCAAATCAGCATTGCAGGTCTTGATGCTGTAAAAATTAGATCGCCTTTAACTTGTGAAATAAGTCCTGGTGTGTGTTCTTTGTGTTATGGAAGAGACCTTGCAACTGGTAAAATTGTTTCAATAGGTGAAGCAGTTGGTGTTATAGCTGCTCAATCTGTTGGAGAGCCAGGTACTCAGTTAACGATGCGTACTTTCCATATAGGTGGGGTAATGACTAGAGGCGTTGAATCCTCAAATATTATAGCTTCTATTAGTGCTAAAATAAAGTTAAACAATAGTAATATAATTATAGATAGAAACGGAAATAAAATTGTGATAAGCCGTTCCTGTGAAGTCGTGTTGGTTGATAGCCTTGGTAGTGAGAAGTTGAAGCATAGTGTACCTTACGGTGCTAAACTTTATGTGGATGAGAGTGGGTCAGTAAAAATTGGCGATAAAGTTGCGGAATGGGATCCTTATACATTGCCTATTATCACGGAGAAGACTGGTACAGTGTCTTATCAGGACTTAAAAGATGGAATTTCGATCACTGAAGTGATGGATGAATCTACAGGAATATCAAGCAAAGTAGTAAAAGACTGGAAATTGCATTCTGGTGGAGCTAGTTTACGTCCTCGTATTGTGCTGCTTGACGATAATGGTGAAGTAATGACACTCGCAAGTGGCGTTGAAGCATGTTATTTTATACCAATTGGTGCAGTGCTCAATGTACAAAATGGCCAGAAGGTTCATGCAGGTGATGTTATTACAAGAACACCAAGAGAGTCAGTTAAAACTCGTGATATTACTGGTGGTTTACCGAGGGTTATAGAGTTATTTGAAGCACGTCGTCCTAAAGAGCATGCTATTGTTAGTGAGATAGATGGCTATGTAGCGTTTTCTGAAAAAGACCGTAGAGGAAAACGCAGTATATTAATTAAACCTGTAGATGAACAAATTTCTCCGGTTGAATATTTGGTATCAAGAAGTAAGCATGTAATAGTCAATGAAGGTGATTTTGTACGTAAAGGTGATCTATTGATGGATGGTGACCCTGATCTCCATGATATTTTACGTGTGCTTGGGTTAGAAGCTTTAGCGCACTATATGATTTCTGAAATACAGCAAGTTTATAGATTGCAGGGTGTTCGTATAGACAACAAGCATTTAGAGGTGATCTCAAAACAAATGCTACAAAAAGTGGAAATTACTGATCCTGGTGATACTATGTACTTGGTTGGCGAAAGCATTGACAAGCTGGAAGTTGATAGGGAAAATGATGCTATGAGTAACTCTGGCAAACGGCCTGCTCATTATCTTCCTATTCTGCAGGGGATTACTAGGGCAAGTCTTGAAACTAGCTCCTTTATTTCTGCTGCTTCTTTCCAAGAGACAACAAAAGTACTTACAGAAGCAGCATTCTGCGGGAAGAGTGATCCTTTAAGTGGATTAAAAGAAAATGTTATAGTAGGAAGATTAATTCCTGCTGGTACAGGTTTGATTATGAATAAGATCAGAGCACTTTCACTTTGTGATAATATAGATAAATATGAAAAATACTTTGATATTGAAACTTATGACGAGAAATGGTTTATGGATAATAATTGTCATTTACACTCTGGTGAGGAAGAGAGCGTAGTGGCATATGATCAGTCGAATTGA
- the dusB gene encoding tRNA dihydrouridine synthase DusB, producing the protein MPLQIGSLTIDSSVILAPMSGVTDYPFRSIVKKLGASLLVSEMIASRAMIMQTRQSLQKAKVDELTAVQLAGCEPDVMAEAAKLNEDMGAKIIDINFGCPVKKVVNGYAGSALMRDEKKAAEIIEAVVKAVNVPVTVKMRTGWNDENRNAPRLAKIAEDLGAKMITVHGRTRAQLYNGQADWKFVRNVKEQVKIPVIVNGDIKNLNDIQNALKESGADGVMIGRGAYGKPWLINQAMNFLSGSETSEPTASERLSIILEHYDNILEYYGNNTGIKMARKHIGWYSSGLQSSSEFRMRVNNMTDSTEVKENIIGFFGQETH; encoded by the coding sequence ATGCCCCTCCAAATAGGAAGTTTGACGATTGATTCTTCAGTTATTTTAGCTCCAATGTCAGGGGTAACTGATTATCCGTTTAGAAGTATTGTAAAGAAGCTAGGTGCAAGTTTGTTAGTTTCAGAGATGATTGCAAGCAGAGCTATGATTATGCAAACTCGTCAGAGTCTGCAAAAAGCAAAAGTCGATGAATTAACTGCTGTGCAGCTTGCTGGATGCGAGCCGGATGTAATGGCAGAGGCTGCAAAGCTCAACGAGGATATGGGTGCAAAAATAATAGATATAAATTTCGGTTGTCCTGTTAAAAAAGTTGTAAACGGTTATGCAGGATCAGCGCTAATGCGTGATGAGAAAAAAGCCGCTGAGATAATTGAGGCCGTGGTCAAAGCAGTGAATGTGCCAGTTACGGTGAAAATGCGCACTGGATGGAACGATGAAAATCGCAATGCACCGAGGCTTGCGAAAATTGCCGAAGACTTAGGAGCAAAAATGATCACTGTGCATGGAAGAACGAGGGCACAGCTCTATAACGGCCAAGCAGATTGGAAATTCGTTAGAAATGTTAAGGAGCAAGTGAAAATTCCAGTTATAGTAAATGGCGATATTAAAAATTTAAATGATATTCAGAATGCTCTCAAAGAATCTGGAGCAGACGGAGTGATGATAGGTCGTGGTGCCTACGGTAAACCTTGGCTGATTAATCAAGCAATGAACTTTCTCAGTGGAAGTGAAACTTCTGAGCCAACAGCTTCAGAGAGATTAAGCATCATACTCGAGCATTACGACAATATTCTTGAGTACTATGGAAATAACACAGGAATAAAGATGGCCCGCAAACACATAGGTTGGTACAGTAGCGGGCTTCAAAGCTCATCTGAATTTCGCATGAGAGTAAATAACATGACAGATAGCACAGAAGTGAAAGAAAATATTATTGGCTTTTTTGGTCAAGAGACACACTAG
- the serS gene encoding serine--tRNA ligase — protein MHDIEYIRKNPEGFEKAMKSRGIREFTAKEVLEIDHEKRSLTTKLQDLNRQRNEITEEIKKLKMSKSPCEEQIELSKDITNEIEAISLKEQAEKDKLVNVLSNLPNIPAQDVPIGADENSNLEVRRYGGKRQFDFVPESHYELGEKLGLMDFEQAAKISGSRFAILKGQLAKLGRALINFMLEMHVNEFGYTEVYHPALVKNEAMYNVGQLPKFSDDSYLTTDELRLIPTSEVFLTNLVADKIVEEKELPIRFTAYSECFRKEAGSAGRDTRGMIRQHQFGKVELVSITTEDQSNDELERMTNVVEEILKKLELPYRVMLLCSGDMGFAAQRTYDIEVWLPEQNKYREISSCSNCGAFQARRMNAKYSSETDKKIKKYVHTLNGSALAIGRTIVAIMENHQNSDGSIAIPNVLQKYMSNDTVISK, from the coding sequence ATGCACGATATAGAATATATACGCAAAAACCCTGAAGGATTTGAAAAGGCAATGAAAAGCAGGGGGATAAGAGAGTTTACTGCAAAAGAGGTATTAGAAATTGATCACGAGAAAAGGTCATTAACCACTAAATTGCAAGATTTAAATAGGCAGCGCAATGAAATCACAGAGGAAATAAAGAAGCTTAAAATGAGCAAGAGCCCTTGTGAAGAGCAAATAGAGTTGTCAAAAGACATCACGAATGAGATAGAGGCAATTAGCTTAAAGGAACAAGCAGAAAAGGATAAGTTAGTGAATGTTTTATCTAACTTGCCGAATATTCCTGCGCAAGATGTGCCAATAGGCGCAGATGAGAACTCTAATTTAGAGGTGAGAAGATATGGAGGAAAAAGACAGTTTGATTTTGTACCAGAATCTCATTATGAACTCGGAGAAAAATTAGGTTTAATGGACTTCGAACAAGCGGCGAAAATTTCCGGATCAAGATTTGCGATATTAAAAGGACAGTTAGCTAAGCTTGGACGAGCGCTAATAAATTTTATGCTTGAAATGCATGTTAATGAATTTGGCTATACTGAGGTGTACCACCCAGCTTTGGTGAAAAACGAAGCTATGTACAATGTTGGTCAGCTACCGAAATTTTCTGACGATTCGTATTTAACTACCGACGAATTGAGGTTGATTCCCACAAGTGAAGTGTTTTTAACAAATTTGGTTGCTGATAAAATAGTAGAGGAAAAAGAACTGCCTATTCGTTTTACTGCGTATTCAGAGTGTTTTCGTAAAGAAGCAGGCAGCGCAGGGCGAGACACGAGAGGCATGATAAGGCAACACCAATTTGGTAAAGTGGAGTTGGTGAGTATTACAACTGAAGACCAATCAAATGATGAACTTGAGCGCATGACGAATGTTGTTGAAGAGATATTAAAAAAACTAGAATTACCGTATAGAGTAATGCTACTGTGTAGTGGTGATATGGGTTTTGCTGCACAAAGGACTTATGACATAGAGGTATGGTTACCTGAGCAAAATAAATATAGAGAAATATCAAGCTGCTCAAATTGTGGTGCATTTCAAGCAAGAAGGATGAACGCTAAATACTCTTCAGAAACTGATAAAAAGATAAAAAAATATGTTCACACTTTAAACGGCTCAGCTTTAGCTATAGGAAGAACGATTGTTGCCATAATGGAGAATCATCAAAATTCTGACGGGTCGATTGCAATACCAAACGTGTTGCAAAAATACATGAGTAATGATACTGTTATAAGCAAATAA